The genomic window ATTTGAAAGAGGTGTCCACATTTAATGTTCGTCGATGCTTCAAACAGAATACATTTATCGAAGGAAATCTATGGGGGAAAAACAGAGAAATTAATACCAAAAATGTTGATCTTACTTATTATACTACTCCCTCTAAACTACTTGTTCTTCACTTTAGAGGAGTTACATCAGTTTGATTTACATTTCATTGATGAATATCACAAGTGTTCGAATTCACAATATTAAACACTAACCACAGATGCCTATATAGAGTTTGGGGTCTAGCAAATGGGTTAGTCTCCTGCAATTTGGTGAAGTAAGAGCACCTACTACAGATATTATAGGAATTAGTATATGAATTATcgaaatataatttcttttcaaGTAAACTCTCTTCAATGTACAAAATAAAACATCTTAAACTAAACAACTATAAAAGAGTTTCATTGAGAAAACGGACTAATTAGCCGCAACTGATACATTTAACTTCAGTTTACAGAGTAATACAAGGACAAGCTCTGTTTTATCATGCTAAAGCTAAATGGTTATCCCATAACAGGACCTTAGCTGAAAAGGAATTTAAAAAACTAACACGAGCAAATGTTCAGTTTCTTCATATACAAACTCTGATTTCTGAATTCTGATCACTATAACTTTTGATTTACATTACATGTAGGCAAAGCTCATCCCAACACACTAATTAACCAAGACTATAATTATTACTATTCAAGTAAAAACCAATTCAAAATCACCTCTACATATAATACATATAAAATCGTACATCAAGCTCCCATGATGTGGGATGGGCATACAGGATGAGCATCAGAGTCGCCCTTGGCATGGTCACTAGATGCTAGTAAATTGATctgcaaaaacaaaacaaaattttaaaaatctcaTCTCCAGCTAAGCAAAGAAAGAATCAAATGTTTCATCTCATTCATTTTAAATGTTCCAATGTGAAAggaataaaaataagaacacaatttttttccctGCTTCAGAGTGAAAAGTGAATCAGGGAAACAATAACAATTTACTCTGTAGTAATTGTGAAAGGAAAGGAATGGGGGAAATCATATTGTTGTATTATTAATTCATCTCTATTCATGCTTTTGAATTTTAAGTGGAAAGAATTTAAAGATAGCaaatagaaatgaaaaaattattactgAATCCTTTCAATCCTATAACAAACTCGTGTTGTTACCATAATACAAGTACGAAGTTTCCACAGCCGTTAACGAAGACTAATCTCCGTCAAGGAACCTGTGGGACACACAAGGTGGGTTCTCCCCTCCAGCTGAATTTTTTCTGTACACGGGAATCAGCCTTGACCACCTGCTTAAGGGGTCCACAACTCTTATCACTTCAACCAATTCATGTTGGTCATCTTATAACAAACTTTTATTATCgtattaaaattgaaaaggcAACAAGATGATAAATTACTTAGTTCTAGAATATGAAACTTGGTAGGATAAATTTTATGATGTGGCCTTTTCTTCCTCTATGAATGTGAGTagtgttttcttcattttcttcctaGTTTTGAAGGATTGGAAAATATAGAGTCCcaattccttattttattttattttcattttccacTCTCAACCCAGAGAAGTAATAGAAAAATGGGAGAGCAATTAAGACATCATTAAGATTCTCCAGTTATAGATTAATGCATATATAAGAAGATACAAACCTTGACAATTTCAGACTTGGAGCCAGGCCGCACGTAGGCTGCTAACACACTCATATTGAAATCCTGCATACAACATttgaaagaaacaaagagaacTCACGTTAAAGAAAAGTTGTGGGACTAAAttctaattaataaaataatataaaataatgaaacaaaCTGATGTTCATTATGCCAAACAAATATGTTCACTCCTATTCCTAAcgataaaaatataagtttttttttcttgcctTTCAAAAAGCATTTCCGTGGAAAACATAGAAAGATATTCCATCGAAAAGCTATGTCAGAATAACAAGGACAACACAAAAATAAACAAGTCCAATATGATAGTGAATGATATTTAACCATTAGAATCCCCAAACTGTTCATCTTCTCCATAAGCCTGCTAACTAGGGTTgtcttttctttttaccaagAGAAAGTTGGGATAAGCCAAACAGAACTTACCCTAAAAGGATCGCCTCTCAAAGATTGAACAAACATGGAACTTCCTAAACTTTTACCCTGCATAGAAGTAAACATTTAAACTCAATAATATGGAGCAACGAATAAAAGCACAATAGTAAAGCATCAATTTTTCATGTTCCTTTCTAATTTGGCTTTTGAGACATTGTTTGttggagagaaaaaaatattagattaatATAAACATACATGTAAAGTAGGAAAATGTGAAAAAACTTCAAATAGGGTGCAATCctgtaatataataaaatatttccttttCATATTAATTGTGAAGGTAAGGAACAAACAATTTACCCGGCTAGCATTTTGTATGTTAGTATCAACCCTCCCCCTCTTCCACTATTATGTATTATATTAATAAGCACGTAAATTAGAGCACTGAAATACCTCAAGAGAAATATCTCTAAGGCGCCTCCCTGTTTGAGCACAACAAATACGGACAATGTGTTCATCACAACTTCCACTTATAATGTAGTCCCTCCCGTTCATGTAATAAGAACGAGTATAATTTTGACAACTTTTAGTTGGAGCTATATCAAAAACTAAGTGAAGCCTACCATCAACAGCCATAAATTGTCTAACCTGTTAAAATTGACAAGTTAGTTGAGACACTAACAATGTTTTTTAAGATAACAATTGCCAAAATAAATGTAGGCAATCAATTGAAAATATAGTGCATATATTACAAAAATCCAATTGCTGAAGCAGATCTTGCCTTAGAGTGCAAAGCCTATTTCAGCAATTGCAGTTTGTGTGCAGTGACCAATAAAATACCTCATTATCAACTGCCGATGCTAGGATATATTGGTCATCTGGAGAAAAACAAACCATCACATTTCCTCTAGAGCTCGAAGCAGTGAAGCAAGGGTTTACTGGTTTCTGTCTCAAGTCCCACATCTTGACATCCTGATCAAATGATGAAGTAGCAAAAATTGACGGGGAATGATTTGCAAACTTGACTACATTAATATGCCCATGATGCATATCTGTGAACACTTGTAAGCGTTTTCCACTGTTGATGTCATACAAAGCAACATTTCTTGAATAACCACTTGCAAGAAATAGTTCATCCGTAGAGTTAACATGAACAGATGTCAGGCTGTCAAATTCATCAAAGGTAACACAAGCAGAGTTCCCATATAAGCCAGTAATTTGTCTTGGTATATGGTTGATGTCATACAATTTCAGGGTACCGTTATCTGAACCTGCTATAAGCTGACAtgcaatacaataaaaaaaatcagaaactgctattaaaacaaaaatcactggaggaacaaatgctCTATATCTAACTAAACAGAATGGAATACTTCACCGAATCAATGCCTTCCTTAGATAAATAATCTACCACATCCCTAATTATAGAATCCTCTTGAGAAATTTCTGTCCCTTTTTATAGCACCTCTTCCAATTTCCTGCATTAATTATTTACTTACCAACACACTCCTAATACTTTTACATCTTTTCCTGTAACCAGCAATAAATACTATGATGGGAAGATAAACTAATTCTCTCTCCTATAGGGtaaacttgtaaaaaaatacCAATTGTTTAGTTTCATGATTTAGTCTACAAGGTCCTATAATTAGGGACGAATGTAATTATAGTCTACAAGGCTATACTAGCAATCTAGCTTTCTTGCGGGAAATCACAAAGTGTCATGTCTCTCATTAAAACTACTTTAGACTCTAATGTGGCATGATAGAAGAATCACTTCAATAATTGTCGATATATATGTAGCTGGTACCTGTTAGCATTCTCATATAAACTAATATCCATGGTAGACACAATATCTATCAATGACTTCTCATGCAACATACCTTGGAAGGATATTTCTTGAGCCAACAAAGACCCAAGACACTATTCATTGCGCCAAGTGATGGGATATAACTCACAATGCGTTCACTCTCATGATTGATGACAACTACTTCACCATCTAGAGTTCCAAAGACCATCAAACTGGAGTCAGATGGGTGATACTCGAACTGCCTTGGACGAAAGCCCTTATCCGATTCAAATCCTGATAGGGAAAGGGGATGTAAGAAAGGCCAAGTCGAAGACCCCAGTTTAGCAGCAGAAAGAGACCTAGTATAAAAATGTTGAGACGTTCCATGAGGATGTGAAGGGCTACGGTTTGAAGATTGCACCTTAATGCGGCCTGATTTTATTTCTCGCTTGTGTAAGATACTTAAAACACTCTCTTTGCTCTTCCATCTGTATGGAAGATATTCAAAGTATTGATAAAATATTCCAGTAGCCCTTTCCTTATCAATATTTCTGATAGGCAGATTATCTAAACTTTTCAGATTAGGTAATGAAGCTATCATGAATTCTCTGTAATGTTTTTCCTTACATATTGGTGATGCATGACAAGACATATACTTCATGGAAACATCAATACCATTCCCTGTAAAGGATCCTCTTGATGACTCTTCATTCTGTATGTAAACAgtaaatgtaaaaaataaaaatggattttgaagtTATGGCTGGGAAAATATGGACGTAAAAAATAGTACAATAACCTGAATCACTTTTATGCAATTCAATAACAAGAATTTCAATGTTTTTCTTACAGCATACATATTAAAATCTAACACAAAGAAAGTCATCAATTAAGTTCAAAAACACAATGACtataaaaacaaagtagaaatagGCAAACTAGAAAACCAGAGTAATTAATTTGACTACCTCAGTATACTAGCTTTAAATTTTATCATTGCAACAACTTAATAGCATTTTATAAGATAATCGCAAGAACATAAGATGCAAGCTGACACCATGACCTTGAAAGTTACGCTTACAATGTTcatgattattttaaaattcaaattattaggTTATCGAAATTAATAGTAACTTACTTGCAATAAATTAGACAAAAGTGATCAAAACGCAACAAGAGAGCGAGAAAGATTTGCGATTATTGTTTAGATACAGCGACCACTGCGAaggaaatatattttcaaagtAAAAAGGCTACCTCGCTCTGAAGAGGCATTTGTAAACTCCACCTAGGAAAAACATCTAACAACCAGTTTCTATGATGATGATTTGTCAAATCAATTTCACTATCATCTGATGAGTCCTCAACCATGCTTTCTGTTGAGTCCTCAACCATGCTTTGAACATCATGACTCATAACTTCTTCATCAAAGGAATAAAAATTTCTAAGTGGATCCTCGACACTAATGTCAAGATCTGTTAGTTCCCTTGTATCATAGCAGGATTCACCAATAAAAGGAACTCTATCAAGTAAACTAAAATCAGCAGTGCCATCTGACTTCCCACTGGATGAGGTAAAAGATGTTCCCGTATCATTACAATACTGCCAATATTGAAACCTTAGTTCAACCAAAGATGGAAGCTTAGAGAGAGCTGCAACAGTTGACCAAAGATTTGCAACCATTGTTTCACACATTGAGAGAGACATTAGATTGGGCATGCAATTAAAGCAGTCTTCTTCAAAACTGGTAAGGGAGGAACTGAAATCAAGATTAAGTGTGTGCATATGCCTGAACTCCCCCACCAAGCCCAACTTCCGGAAACGCCAAGACCTCGATGTCAAAACTTGGCATGCCAAACCTCTTTCTGAGATATCCCTGTTGATTAAACCCAAAATTAGTCATGAAAATATCAGTTGCAAGAAATACATAATGCACCAGAAAGTGCAGCCACTGAAGACGTTCTCCCAATTAAAGGACATCTCATAATTGAAACTTCTAGGGAAACAACTGCACCAACTCACTGTATATCATCGATGAGAATGAAACACCTCATGTGATTATGTTAATTGGCTACTGTAAATTCCAAAGATAGTCCTTATGATGTGTTTGATACACACCAAGGCACACCACAAACAGAGTGTTATAGAACTAACACTAGAGACCTAACATAATATGTTTGGTGGTAAATACACAATACATgcaaaagtgtttttttttaacagctaAATGTATTGTATATATTAATAATGGAAACGAGTACAAGGCAGTACTAGCCCATAAATATGAAGGAAGTACAAGTAGTACTAAAACCAAAAACATAAGCCCCATCGAAGCCAAATAAAATATCACCTAAGGATACAATCTAGTGGATCTACTCAAAGCAAAACAGTGTTGTTTGTTGTGTGAAAtgtcggttttgtaaggatgagttggACCCAGCATAAAACCTAAGACAGTGAATGCAAGACCAGTTTTCCGATTGAAAGTGAAAACATGCAAATAGAAATGTCAAAATGGATATTTTGACTATTAAATAGTTATTCATAGGCAAGAAGATGTACCATGGTTTCTTGAGcaccaaaatttaaatttttatcctATACCTCATCACTAGATTTGTTTTGTTCTATGACCATttctaaaatcaaacaagaaataatatttttgccATGTCTAGTCTCCCTTCCAAAGCAAATCAAACAGACCCTTGGTGACATAAAAGTCAGTATCAAGACAATAATGCTACATCCCCgtttatataaaatcattgttcaCATGTTAACAACCAAGCTCCTATGTTCAGTAAAATGCAGCTAGTTTATCGTTCTGAACCAAGGGATGGAAATTCAATGTTACCATCTCAAATTAAACCAAAGGTGGGAATAAACTATAAAGGTGATTggacaataaaaaaatacttcatTGTTACAAAGATATTCCATGTCAAGCACCATAATATACCGTATGAAGTCTTTTGTAAATGACGCATCCTGTAGTTCGACTACTCGAAGCTTTTGTTTAATAGCACGCATCAATGGTAATGCATATTCTTCACTTAATACACATGCTGATTCATTACGTATATCAACAGCTTCTATTTCAGAAGTATCAAGATTCGTGCATATCTCAAGGAGTGGAGCAAAATCAATATCCTTAAGGTCGTCAATTAAAATGTCCAGGATGCATGGCTCTTGGTGGGATTTTTTTACCTCCGCCTGCACAATGATGGTCAGGTTTAGTTTAGCTTCTAACCCATGAAAAGGATAGAGTACAAAATAGAATACATTCACTGCCCCTTACGCAGACAGAGTCAAGAGATCAAGAActatattacaaaaaaaaaaaaagtttgaaatacaaataaaaattgattgtGTGCCAAAGATTGATGTAGCTTATGTAAATACGAATCTCTTGACCTCACTTATCAATACATTTACAGAACAATATTATTTGAAAATAACAGAGAtgatttaacaaaaaattatgtacTGGAATAAACATCAGACCTTGAAAAAGCTTGACAAAATAGCAGCGTTAGGCAAAACACCATGTCTCCTGCAAGAATCAATATACCTAGAACCAAACCAAGATTAGATAATTAAAATGTAATCaacaatataaataaacaaCAAATAGTAAATCACTAGTAttatttaggcttaattgcacatttggtcccttacgtttattttaggttttaagttgatCACTTATGTTTTAAACGTCGTTTCAAGTTGGTCGCCTTATGTTTTAAacgtttcaagttggtccctcaAGTTTCTAACATTTGACTATTTCAAATGTTAGAAACTTAAGGGACGacttaaaacatttaaaacataatGGACCGACTTAAAACCTAAATAAACATAAACCAAATTTGTAATTAAGCCTATTATTTTatgggttatgttaacttgtgccctaagggcacatgttaagctacctaaaaatagaaatatagcatttaatgatacaaagaatttaatgtttagaaaatt from Trifolium pratense cultivar HEN17-A07 linkage group LG1, ARS_RC_1.1, whole genome shotgun sequence includes these protein-coding regions:
- the LOC123909711 gene encoding uncharacterized protein LOC123909711 is translated as MAVDILTLENRYIDSCRRHGVLPNAAILSSFFKAEVKKSHQEPCILDILIDDLKDIDFAPLLEICTNLDTSEIEAVDIRNESACVLSEEYALPLMRAIKQKLRVVELQDASFTKDFIRDISERGLACQVLTSRSWRFRKLGLVGEFRHMHTLNLDFSSSLTSFEEDCFNCMPNLMSLSMCETMVANLWSTVAALSKLPSLVELRFQYWQYCNDTGTSFTSSSGKSDGTADFSLLDRVPFIGESCYDTRELTDLDISVEDPLRNFYSFDEEVMSHDVQSMVEDSTESMVEDSSDDSEIDLTNHHHRNWLLDVFPRWSLQMPLQSENEESSRGSFTGNGIDVSMKYMSCHASPICKEKHYREFMIASLPNLKSLDNLPIRNIDKERATGIFYQYFEYLPYRWKSKESVLSILHKREIKSGRIKVQSSNRSPSHPHGTSQHFYTRSLSAAKLGSSTWPFLHPLSLSGFESDKGFRPRQFEYHPSDSSLMVFGTLDGEVVVINHESERIVSYIPSLGAMNSVLGLCWLKKYPSKLIAGSDNGTLKLYDINHIPRQITGLYGNSACVTFDEFDSLTSVHVNSTDELFLASGYSRNVALYDINSGKRLQVFTDMHHGHINVVKFANHSPSIFATSSFDQDVKMWDLRQKPVNPCFTASSSRGNVMVCFSPDDQYILASAVDNEVRQFMAVDGRLHLVFDIAPTKSCQNYTRSYYMNGRDYIISGSCDEHIVRICCAQTGRRLRDISLEGKSLGSSMFVQSLRGDPFRDFNMSVLAAYVRPGSKSEIVKINLLASSDHAKGDSDAHPVCPSHIMGA